In Populus nigra chromosome 1, ddPopNigr1.1, whole genome shotgun sequence, one genomic interval encodes:
- the LOC133701488 gene encoding scarecrow-like protein 14 produces MNNLFQEYPNSMNRFIFDHASVSFSPNRDLVNGYKLNDTLSSPNPSFNYFNPESPSDSTSSSSSSNSCSEVYGPSNNVTLKFISDVLLEEDLEGKTCMLQDCLTLQAAEKSLYDVLGQEYPHSSNQILSCFNQNVESPNDGVTWINNTGSTNGYHTANNLVEKSDWIFYQADLELSQVLQSSPVLSLEKTPLGTDFQSPAHPYEMLSKGEGEAGISLSTSDYLMSSPERSSSNPPDKEERGYSPDSSRGRKNHQREDSDDLEEERGKKHSALSPAESEQSGLFDEVLLCSGAQNVSASCALLDKSQNGAGRNEQRKGSNGRAARAKRKENKEEVVDLSSLLTQCAQAVAIGDQRTASDLLKQIRQHSSPFGDANQRLAHYFANALDTRLAGTMTPTFAPIASHRTSAAESLKAYQVYVRACPFKRMSNFFANRTILKLAKKATRLHILDFGILYGFQWPCLIQRLSERPGGPPRLRITGIELPQPDFRPAERVEETGRRLEKYCERFKVPFEYDAIAQKWETIRYEDLKIDKDEMIVVNSLYRLRNLPDDTVVENSARDAVLKLINKIKPDMFIHGVVNGAFNAPYFVTRFREALYHFSSLFDMFEANVSREDENRMLFEEERYGREIINVIACEGTSRVERPETYKQWQSRNLRAGFRQLTLDPELFKDVRSVVKSEYHKDFVVDADGHWMLQGWKGRIIHALSVWEPVQE; encoded by the coding sequence ATGAATAACCTTTTCCAAGAATACCCAAATTCTATGAACAGATTCATATTTGACCATGCTTCAGTTTCTTTCTCTCCAAATAGGGATCTTGTTAATGGATATAAACTCAATGATACCTTGAGTAGTCCAAAtccatcttttaattatttcaatcctGAATCGCCTAGTGACTcaacatcatcatcttcttcctcaAATTCATGTTCTGAAGTATATGGTCCAAGCAATAATGTTACTCTCAAGTTCATAAGCGATGTGCTTTTGGAGGAGGACTTGGAGGGTAAGACCTGTATGTTGCAGGACTGTTTAACCCTCCAAGCCGCCGAGAAATCCTTATACGATGTCCTTGGTCAGGAGTACCCCCATTCGTCGAATCAAATTCTTTCTTGTTTCAATCAAAATGTTGAAAGCCCGAATGATGGTGTCACTTGGATTAACAATACTGGTAGCACCAACGGTTATCATACTGCTAACAACTTGGTTGAAAAATCCGATTGGATTTTTTATCAAGCTGATTTGGAGTTATCTCAAGTACTGCAATCCTCTCCGGTTCTCTCCCTTGAAAAAACCCCTCTAGGAACAGATTTCCAAAGTCCGGCGCATCCTTATGAGATGCTCAGCAAAGGGGAAGGAGAAGCCGGCATTTCTCTTTCAACTAGTGATTATTTGATGTCATCTCCAGAGCGCAGCTCCTCCAACCCTCCGGACAAGGAGGAGAGAGGCTACTCACCAGATAGTTCACGGGGAAGGAAAAATCATCAGCGCGAAGATAGTGATGATTTAGAAGAAGAGAGGGGCAAGAAGCATTCTGCACTTTCTCCTGCAGAGTCTGAGCAGTCAGGGTTGTTTGACGAGGTATTGCTTTGTTCAGGTGCACAGAATGTGTCTGCATCATGTGCTCTTCTGGACAAGTCACAAAATGGAGCAGGGAGAAATGAACAGAGAAAAGGGTCTAATGGTAGAGCGGCACGCGcaaagagaaaggaaaataaagaagaagttgTGGATTTGAGCTCTCTCCTCACCCAATGTGCACAAGCTGTGGCAATTGGTGACCAAAGAACTGCAAGTGATCTACTTAAGCAGATTAGGCAACACTCTTCTCCATTTGGTGATGCAAATCAAAGGTTGGCGCATTACTTTGCTAATGCCCTTGATACACGTTTAGCCGGCACTATGACACCTACATTTGCACCAATTGCAAGTCACAGAACATCAGCAGCTGAGAGTTTAAAAGCTTACCAGGTATATGTTAGAGCATGCCCATTCAAAAGGATGTCTAATTTCTTCGCCAACAGGACAATTCTGAAACTTGCAAAGAAAGCAACAAGACTACACATTCTTGATTTTGGCATTCTTTACGGTTTTCAATGGCCTTGCCTAATCCAGCGTCTATCAGAAAGACCTGGTGGACCTCCCAGGCTACGTATTACAGGAATTGAGCTTCCCCAACCAGATTTCCGGCCTGCAGAAAGGGTTGAGGAGACAGGCCGTCgcttagaaaaatattgtgaGAGGTTTAAAGTCCCTTTCGAGTATGATGCCATAGCACAGAAATGGGAAACCATCAGATATGAGGATctcaaaattgacaaagacGAGATGATTGTCGTCAACAGTTTATATCGGCTAAGGAACCTCCCCGATGACACAGTTGTGGAGAATAGTGCAAGAGACGCTGTTTTGAAGTTGATCAACAAGATCAAACCAGACATGTTTATCCATGGGGTTGTAAATGGTGCTTTCAATGCGCCATACTTTGTCACTAGGTTCCGAGAGGCACTCTACCATTTCTCCTCATTGTTTGATATGTTTGAGGCTAATGTGTCACGTGAAGATGAAAACAGAATGCTGTTTGAAGAAGAGCGATACGGAAGagagattatcaatgttatcgCATGTGAGGGCACATCAAGAGTTGAAAGGCCAGAGACATACAAACAGTGGCAGTCGAGAAATCTGAGAGCTGGGTTCAGGCAACTTACCTTAGATCCGGAGCTTTTCAAGGACGTGAGATCTGTGGTGAAATCAGAGTACCATAAAGATTTTGTTGTTGATGCAGATGGCCATTGGATGCTTCAGGGATGGAAGGGGAGAATAATCCATGCTCTTTCTGTTTGGGAACCAGTCCAAGAATAA
- the LOC133698807 gene encoding scarecrow-like protein 30, with translation MVIESMDPPSYPTNLQAPADNPSLRSTSDGESPFDSETTDCYHAVLKYIHDILMEDGLGDKTCMLQDSLALQAAEKSLYDVIGEEYPSSSDHCPPCLIHSNESPDENFTPTRSVQSSVTQTYDSPESMPYLHVETHPFGQFNGVMGTANKSIPYSHSITFSSMRNVSDPQELEREVMADRIQKNGRNYSSIQTRGRRNHQHDNDGYLEEGRSKKQSSVSESLHLELLDDTYLYNIENGGHIPCPLYCNSPSARNKKFLQSEQSAASDMGTRALANKRETDLWTLLILCAQAAGSGDLKTASGKLKQIRQHSSPLGDANQRLAHYFANGLEARLAGTGMPLSGPITQSSTTAADILKAYELYVTICPFRKMTNMCANRTISRVVDKATSVHIIDFGISYGFQWPCFIYRQSLRPGSPTKIRVTGIELPQPGFRPAERVEETGRRLQRFADRMKVPFEYNAIAQKWETIQYEDLKIDRDRDEVIIVNCMYRLKNLPDDTMVVNSPRDAVLKLIKRINPDIFLHGVSNGSYNAPFFVTRFREALFHYSAFFDMLEATAPREDQERLLFEREMIGRDAINVIACEGTQRVERPEPYKQWHMRNLRIGFRQVPLHQSIIKRVKNIKHYYHKDFIVDEDGQWILLGWKGRIIHAISAWKPVQE, from the coding sequence ATGGTGATTGAATCTATGGATCCACCTTCCTATCCCACCAATCTACAAGCTCCCGCTGACAATCCTTCTTTAAGGTCGACCTCAGATGGAGAATCTCCGTTCGACAGTGAAACGACTGACTGCTACCATGCTGTTTTGAAGTACATACATGACATCTTAATGGAAGATGGCTTGGGGGATAAAACCTGTATGTTACAGGATAGTCTCGCACTCCAAGCTGCTGAAAAATCACTTTATGATGTAATCGGCGAAGAGTATCCTTCTTCTTCGGATCATTGCCCTCCTTGTTTAATTCATAGCAATGAGAGCCCAGATGAGAATTTCACTCCGACTAGAAGCGTTCAATCTTCTGTTACACAGACATATGACTCTCCTGAAAGCATGCCGTATTTACATGTAGAAACGCATCCTTTTGGACAGTTCAATGGAGTCATGGGAACTGCTAACAAGTCCATTCCCTATAGTCATTCTATCACATTTTCTTCAATGAGAAATGTATCAGATCCTCAAGAGCTGGAGAGAGAGGTGATGGCAGACAGAATCCAGAAGAATGGAAGGAACTACTCATCAATTCAGACAAGGGGAAGGAGGAATCATCAGCATGACAATGATGGCTACTTAGAAGAAGGGAGAAGCAAGAAGCAATCTTCGGTCTCAGAGTCCCTACACTTGGAGCTTCTTGATGATACCTATTTGTATAATATTGAGAATGGAGGACACATACCTTGTCCTCTGTACTGTAATTCACCAAGTGCAAGGAACAAGAAATTTCTGCAAAGTGAGCAGTCAGCAGCTTCTGATATGGGCACGAGAGCACTGGCTAATAAAAGAGAGACAGACCTGTGGACTCTGCTAATTCTTTGTGCACAAGCTGCTGGAAGCGGGGATCTAAAGACAGCTAGTGGGAAATTAAAGCAGATTAGGCAACATTCTTCTCCTTTGGGGGATGCAAATCAAAGATTGGCACATTATTTCGCTAATGGCCTTGAGGCACGCCTTGCTGGCACTGGAATGCCACTCTCTGGACCCATTACACAAAGTTCGACAACAGCTGCTGACATCCTGAAAGCTTATGAGCTCTATGTTACAATATGCCCTTTCAGGAAGATGACAAATATGTGTGCAAACAGAACAATTTCTAGAGTAGTAGATAAGGCAACAAGCGTGCACATCATTGATTTTGGCATTAGCTACGGATTTCAATGGCCTTGCTTTATCTACAGGCAATCATTAAGGCCTGGAAGTCCTACCAAGATTCGCGTTACGGGAATTGAGCTTCCCCAACCTGGTTTCCGGCCTGCAGAAAGGGTTGAAGAGACTGGCCGTCGTTTACAAAGATTTGCTGACAGAATGAAGGTTCCGTTTGAGTACAATGCCATAGCCCAGAAATGGGAAACTATTCAATATGAGGATCTCAAGATCGATAGAGATCGCGATGAGGTGATTATTGTCAACTGTATGTACCGATTGAAGAACTTACCTGACGACACGATGGTGGTCAACAGCCCCAGGGATGCCGTTCTTAAATTGATTAAGAGAATCAATCCCGATATATTCCTCCATGGAGTTAGTAATGGTTCTTACAATGCTCCCTTCTTTGTCACAAGGTTCCGTGAGGCATTGTTCCATTACTCTGCATTTTTTGATATGCTTGAAGCTACTGCACCTCGAGAAGATCAAGAAAGATTGCTGTTCGAGAGGGAAATGATTGGAAGGGATGCTATAAATGTGATAGCATGTGAGGGTACACAAAGGGTTGAAAGGCCAGAGCCATACAAGCAATGGCATATGAGGAATTTGAGGATTGGATTTAGGCAGGTCCCATTACATCAAAGCATCATTAAAAGAgtgaaaaacattaaacattATTATCATAAAGATTTTATCGTTGATGAGGATGGACAATGGATACTTCTTGGATGGAAGGGGAGAATAATCCATGCTATTTCAGCTTGGAAACCTGTCCAGGAGTAA